The sequence below is a genomic window from Amphiprion ocellaris isolate individual 3 ecotype Okinawa chromosome 16, ASM2253959v1, whole genome shotgun sequence.
CGGGTTCGGCGGGCAGTGCCGAGGGCCGGGCCGGGCGGGAGAATGGCGACCGGGAGGCGCCACAGCAGAACGGCTCCTGTCGCAGTCAGAGCAGTCTGGACGAGGAGGGGGGCGGAGCCTCATCCTTCGAGAAGCTGAACCCATACCCGGTCCCGCCCCCGCCCCACCCCCTCTACCCTGGCAGGAAGGTCATCGAGTTCTCCTCCGACGACAAAGTCAAGATCCCCAAGAACTCCCCGCTGCCCAACTGCACCTACGCCACGCGGCAGGCCATCTCCCTGAGCCTGGTGCAGAACGACGACGAGCGGCCGCCCGGGAGCCccgccccctcctcctcctctggggGCAGAGCCACCCAGCGCACGCCACCTTTGCAGCGCAACGCGACCAGTGAGCCGCTGTCCAGTCAGTCCAGCCCCTTCAGCAGCCCGCCACAGGTAAGCCCCGCCCACCGCCCAGCCCCGCCCACCGCCCAGCCCTGAGTCTCAcctgtggtgtttgtgtgattgACTGTTAACTCCGCCCCCAGGCGCCCAGCGTCATGGCGAGCTCCGGCAGCTCAGAGGAGGACCTGCTCGCCAACTGGCAGCGCATGTTTTTGGAGAAGATGCCACCGGTGTGCGACAGCTCGCTGGTTCACCGCACATCCTTCAGCAGCCAGACGGCGCAGGAGCTGCAGCGCCGCAGGCCAGCGGCAGGGGGCGGGGCCTCCTCCTCTGACCGCCACCGGGCGGCGTACTCGGACGGCGAGGAGGGATCTTCGGCGCGGAGCTGGACGCCGAGTCGTGGCTCCAGCCTCGACACCGACACCGACACGGAGCCGCGGCCCGGTGGGAGGGGTCGCTACAACGACACTGAGGAGGGGGAGGGGCGGCTGATGAACCTGGAGGACGACGGCGGCAGCAGCGACACCGCGGTCACCGTGGTCACCGCGGACGTCCGcagggaggaggacgaggaggacgagAGCTCCGCCGAGGAAAGAGACGTCCTCCCCCACGACCTGCCCGTCATCTCACCCCGCCTCCTTGACTTCGACCCCGCCCTCGCCGTCGGCGCTCCACAGCGCCCGCAGAAGAGCCCCAAGAGGATGGGCGTGCATCACCTGCACCGCAAGGACAGCCTGACGCGAGCACAGGAGCACGGCACGCTGCTCGACTGACACACGTCCACAGCAACCGACCTGGCACCTAGCAACAGGCCACACCCATCCAGGATATAGCCATACTCTAACGTATGCTGCGCAGCctcacttgtgtgtgtgtgtatttctgtgtgtgtgtgtgtgtgtgtcgcatGGTGTCCATATACTTTTGGCATGTTGTGCACTTTGAGTGCATGTTTCCATCCAGTATATGTACATgtccaaaagtatgtggacagcggcgttaaatgtattaaaatcaaTATCATCAATCGGTTCTGATCAGCTGATTGATTAATCTCAGTTTGTGTATCTTGTTAACTTTCACACAAACATagaagcatttatttttatttgctaaaattaggttgacagtattttttatataaaattaatcagattaaaccAGATCTGCTGTTTATCTGAGGATTTATTACAGATTCAGTCAAATATGAAATCAGAATCACTCAAAACGTGTTCATCTCTACATGTATGTTCAGGTGTCTGCATACCAACACAACATACATGTCCACAAGTATATGGACACCTGGGGAAAAGAgacgtgtgtgtgcgtgcgcacgcgcgcttgtgtgtgtgcgtgttttctTCACAGtcgacaaaaacaaactgaaactttACGGAC
It includes:
- the tjap1 gene encoding tight junction-associated protein 1 isoform X3 yields the protein MQVFTGLTDRPEGRQTDARSRMTSATPARKPYRKAPLQHRETRHALPAAPPPPAPQTDINQEALSDSDRIRILQQQNEDLRRRLALSTHKMEAMEAEFDGSRHYMEAELSRTRDDLDKMRDKFRRLQNSYTASQRANQDLEEKLHALAAVSQTWVHALRKVERDKKTMDQEIVELTNKLLDAKNTIDRLEELNERYRQDCNLAVQLLKCNKSHFRNHKFADLPSELQDMLNKHMKSSLPERGSAPQDPDTLSLTPADVVPTSVIARVLEKPEPLVLNSAQSSTCGRPMAEDVFVHVDMTGSAGSAEGRAGRENGDREAPQQNGSCRSQSSLDEEGGGASSFEKLNPYPVPPPPHPLYPGRKVIEFSSDDKVKIPKNSPLPNCTYATRQAISLSLVQNDDERPPGSPAPSSSSGGRATQRTPPLQRNATSEPLSSQSSPFSSPPQAPSVMASSGSSEEDLLANWQRMFLEKMPPVCDSSLVHRTSFSSQTAQELQRRRPAAGGGASSSDRHRAAYSDGEEGSSARSWTPSRGSSLDTDTDTEPRPGGRGRYNDTEEGEGRLMNLEDDGGSSDTAVTVVTADVRREEDEEDESSAEERDVLPHDLPVISPRLLDFDPALAVGAPQRPQKSPKRMGVHHLHRKDSLTRAQEHGTLLD
- the tjap1 gene encoding tight junction-associated protein 1 isoform X5; translation: MTSATPARKPYRKAPLQHRETRHALPAAPPPPAPQTDINQEALSDSDRIRILQQQNEDLRRRLALSTHKMEAMEAEFDGSRHYMEAELSRTRDDLDKMRDKFRRLQNSYTASQRANQDLEEKLHALAAVSQTWVHALRKVERDKKTMDQEIVELTNKLLDAKNTIDRLEELNERYRQDCNLAVQLLKCNKSHFRNHKFADLPSELQDMLNKHMKSSLPERGSAPQDPDTLSLTPADVVPTSVIARVLEKPEPLVLNSAQSSTCGRPMAEDVFVHVDMTGSAGSAEGRAGRENGDREAPQQNGSCRSQSSLDEEGGGASSFEKLNPYPVPPPPHPLYPGRKVIEFSSDDKVKIPKNSPLPNCTYATRQAISLSLVQNDDERPPGSPAPSSSSGGRATQRTPPLQRNATSEPLSSQSSPFSSPPQAPSVMASSGSSEEDLLANWQRMFLEKMPPVCDSSLVHRTSFSSQTAQELQRRRPAAGGGASSSDRHRAAYSDGEEGSSARSWTPSRGSSLDTDTDTEPRPGGRGRYNDTEEGEGRLMNLEDDGGSSDTAVTVVTADVRREEDEEDESSAEERDVLPHDLPVISPRLLDFDPALAVGAPQRPQKSPKRMGVHHLHRKDSLTRAQEHGTLLD
- the tjap1 gene encoding tight junction-associated protein 1 isoform X4; translation: MQVFTGLTDRPEGRQTDARSRMTSATPARKPYRKAPLQHRETRHALPAAPPPPAPQTDINQEALSDSDRIRILQQQNEDLRRRLALSTHKMEAMEAEFDGSRHYMEAELSRTRDDLDKMRDKFRRLQNSYTASQRANQDLEEKLHALLRKVERDKKTMDQEIVELTNKLLDAKNTIDRLEELNERYRQDCNLAVQLLKCNKSHFRNHKFADLPSELQDMLNKHMKSSLPERGSAPQDPDTLSLTPADVVPTSVIARVLEKPEPLVLNSAQSSTCGRPMAEDVFVHVDMTGSAGSAEGRAGRENGDREAPQQNGSCRSQSSLDEEGGGASSFEKLNPYPVPPPPHPLYPGRKVIEFSSDDKVKIPKNSPLPNCTYATRQAISLSLVQNDDERPPGSPAPSSSSGGRATQRTPPLQRNATSEPLSSQSSPFSSPPQAPSVMASSGSSEEDLLANWQRMFLEKMPPVCDSSLVHRTSFSSQTAQELQRRRPAAGGGASSSDRHRAAYSDGEEGSSARSWTPSRGSSLDTDTDTEPRPGGRGRYNDTEEGEGRLMNLEDDGGSSDTAVTVVTADVRREEDEEDESSAEERDVLPHDLPVISPRLLDFDPALAVGAPQRPQKSPKRMGVHHLHRKDSLTRAQEHGTLLD
- the tjap1 gene encoding tight junction-associated protein 1 isoform X6 yields the protein MEAMEAEFDGSRHYMEAELSRTRDDLDKMRDKFRRLQNSYTASQRANQDLEEKLHALAAVSQTWVHALRKVERDKKTMDQEIVELTNKLLDAKNTIDRLEELNERYRQDCNLAVQLLKCNKSHFRNHKFADLPSELQDMLNKHMKSSLPERGSAPQDPDTLSLTPADVVPTSVIARVLEKPEPLVLNSAQSSTCGRPMAEDVFVHVDMTGSAGSAEGRAGRENGDREAPQQNGSCRSQSSLDEEGGGASSFEKLNPYPVPPPPHPLYPGRKVIEFSSDDKVKIPKNSPLPNCTYATRQAISLSLVQNDDERPPGSPAPSSSSGGRATQRTPPLQRNATSEPLSSQSSPFSSPPQAPSVMASSGSSEEDLLANWQRMFLEKMPPVCDSSLVHRTSFSSQTAQELQRRRPAAGGGASSSDRHRAAYSDGEEGSSARSWTPSRGSSLDTDTDTEPRPGGRGRYNDTEEGEGRLMNLEDDGGSSDTAVTVVTADVRREEDEEDESSAEERDVLPHDLPVISPRLLDFDPALAVGAPQRPQKSPKRMGVHHLHRKDSLTRAQEHGTLLD